In the Muricauda sp. MAR_2010_75 genome, one interval contains:
- a CDS encoding beta-L-arabinofuranosidase domain-containing protein produces the protein MTAILKKKLKWSVAFLLFICISCQNSLQDTPTVEVKIVQVPDSTATNTLYPGNRTPLVPSRLIKLPLGAIKPHNWLEECLRRQADGLMGHLGEISAWLQKDDNAWLSKDGHGSWGWEEVPYWLKGYLNTAYILEDEEMIKESQIWVEAVIAGQRPDGNFGPIMVSEKDGTQDFWSNMIMLYCLQSYYEYTQDKRVIDLMTKYFRYQLNLPDKELLSKTQYWQRIRGGDNLHSVIWLYNRTGDEWLLELAEKIHRNTAPWSKRDNTLEEIGNWKEVREGMEWPDWYGKLVDWHNVNIAQAFREPAQYYLVSKNTKDLQATYENFGIARKYFGQVPGGMFGADENARPGYDDPRQGIETCGMVEQMNSDEHLLRITGDIFWADHAEEVAFNLLPAALMPDFKSLRYITSPNMVLNDDKNHRPGIQNDGPFLMMNPFSSRCCQHNHGQGWPYLTENLWMATPDNGLAAVIYASNTVTAKVGKGEEVSITMQSNYPFEEDLTFIIDSKNETSFPLYFRIPAWCKSPSIALNNTIMDVQAEQGKYIRLDRNWKKGDTLVLSLPKELKLRTWENNHNSVSVDYGPLTFSLKIGEEYVKGESDKTAVWDSKWQKDADVGKWPSFSIYPTTAWNYGLVLDDQNPEASFSMTKRQWPKDNFPFTPETTPFVLKAKGKVIPNWTIDEYGLASELQDSPVKSDEAVEQIELIPMGAARLRISAFPVIGENGTEWD, from the coding sequence ATGACAGCAATTCTGAAAAAGAAACTGAAGTGGTCTGTGGCATTTTTGCTATTTATATGTATTTCCTGCCAGAATAGCCTACAGGATACGCCAACTGTAGAAGTCAAAATTGTTCAAGTTCCCGATTCAACAGCAACCAACACCCTTTATCCAGGCAATCGTACACCTTTGGTACCGAGTCGTTTGATCAAACTGCCCTTGGGAGCCATTAAGCCCCACAATTGGCTAGAAGAATGTCTAAGACGTCAGGCTGATGGCCTAATGGGTCATTTAGGTGAAATTAGTGCCTGGCTGCAAAAAGATGATAATGCTTGGCTTTCCAAGGACGGACATGGATCATGGGGATGGGAAGAAGTTCCCTATTGGTTAAAGGGGTATTTGAACACTGCCTATATTCTTGAAGATGAAGAAATGATCAAGGAAAGCCAGATTTGGGTTGAGGCGGTCATTGCAGGTCAGCGTCCCGATGGAAATTTTGGGCCCATTATGGTTTCTGAAAAGGATGGCACACAGGATTTTTGGAGCAATATGATCATGCTCTATTGCCTGCAATCCTACTATGAATATACCCAAGATAAAAGGGTAATCGACTTGATGACCAAATATTTCAGATACCAATTAAACCTTCCTGACAAAGAATTGCTTTCCAAGACCCAATATTGGCAGCGTATTCGCGGAGGGGATAATCTGCACAGCGTTATTTGGTTGTATAACAGAACGGGGGATGAATGGCTTTTAGAGCTTGCAGAGAAAATCCACAGAAATACCGCACCTTGGTCAAAAAGGGATAATACTTTGGAGGAAATTGGGAATTGGAAAGAAGTCCGTGAAGGGATGGAATGGCCAGATTGGTATGGCAAACTGGTTGATTGGCACAATGTCAACATTGCTCAAGCCTTTAGGGAACCTGCCCAGTATTATTTGGTCAGCAAGAACACGAAAGATTTGCAGGCTACGTATGAGAATTTTGGGATAGCTAGGAAATATTTTGGTCAAGTACCCGGGGGCATGTTCGGGGCCGATGAGAATGCAAGGCCAGGTTATGATGATCCAAGACAAGGCATTGAGACCTGTGGCATGGTAGAGCAGATGAATTCAGATGAACACTTACTTCGGATAACGGGCGATATTTTTTGGGCGGACCATGCCGAGGAGGTTGCCTTTAATTTGCTTCCGGCAGCTTTAATGCCCGATTTTAAAAGTCTGCGGTACATCACAAGTCCCAATATGGTATTGAACGACGACAAGAACCACCGACCAGGTATACAAAATGATGGACCCTTTTTAATGATGAATCCGTTTAGTTCGCGTTGTTGCCAACATAACCATGGTCAGGGTTGGCCCTATTTAACGGAAAACCTTTGGATGGCAACCCCCGATAATGGTCTCGCTGCCGTCATCTATGCCTCGAACACGGTAACTGCAAAAGTAGGTAAGGGAGAAGAAGTCAGTATCACAATGCAATCCAATTATCCGTTTGAGGAGGACCTCACTTTTATCATCGACTCTAAAAATGAAACCTCATTTCCGTTATATTTTCGCATACCCGCTTGGTGTAAGTCTCCAAGCATAGCACTGAATAATACAATTATGGATGTACAGGCAGAACAGGGTAAATACATCCGTTTAGATAGAAATTGGAAGAAAGGAGATACTTTGGTGCTTTCACTTCCGAAGGAATTGAAACTCCGTACTTGGGAAAATAATCACAACAGTGTAAGTGTAGATTATGGCCCTTTGACGTTCTCTTTGAAGATAGGCGAGGAATATGTAAAGGGTGAAAGTGATAAGACAGCGGTTTGGGACTCAAAATGGCAAAAAGATGCCGATGTTGGTAAATGGCCTTCCTTTTCAATTTATCCGACCACAGCCTGGAACTATGGATTGGTTTTGGATGACCAGAATCCTGAAGCTTCTTTTTCCATGACAAAAAGACAATGGCCAAAAGACAATTTTCCCTTCACTCCCGAGACCACTCCATTTGTACTGAAGGCTAAGGGCAAGGTAATCCCAAATTGGACCATAGACGAGTACGGTTTGGCGAGTGAATTACAGGATAGTCCTGTAAAATCTGATGAAGCTGTTGAACAAATTGAATTGATTCCCATGGGTGCGGCCAGATTACGCATAAGTGCGTTCCCTGTTATTGGCGAGAATGGCACGGAATGGGATTAA
- a CDS encoding TonB-dependent receptor — translation MKKQLTRLTKMALLPILLLCAHSYVHAQEQLTVTGSVTDTQGAPLPGASIVIQGTQQGTTSDFDGNFQLDGVPADGQLTVSYIGFVQLLVDVNNRRSIDIVLSEDNNLLDEVVVIGYQSVKRSEIVGSVSVVDTDEMLKAPAGNVGQMLQGRAAGVTVTSTGAPGTSSSVKIRGLNSFSGQDSPLYVVDGMLISALGSDFNPNDIESIQVLKDAAATALYGSRGMNGVIVVTTKKGRPGPLKVDYDFYYGFQTINKRLKLTNAEQFREINNLAYTNNGDAPLNLREGVDTDWQEELFKTGTISEHNLNLSGGSENSNYFISLNYFDQEGAIIGPEFERYQIRVNTQTKKGKFTFGENIAMSRSTQTRVNGNPFIDVVWMLPTIPVYDPNNESGYGYGDDNNSTFATNPIGLQEHYSNTAVTSKVLGSAFAEFEIFPFLKYKLNLGLDYAQIREKYYQRAGALRQNTPGAAFLDDRHTEFFNILAENTLNFNKTFGKHSISALVGYTTQKDNFTYNFAHTEGLSGEFWVQDNGTTSPRTEGREEVAGLRSFLGSFNYSFDDKYTLLFNFRRDGSSKFGKNNQYANFPSVSASWRISEEGFMENNGVFSNLKLRGSWGIVGNQAINNYATQSVLRYNQNYVLNNQVVPGATNLQLVNPNLRWESKTTTNIGVDMGFFQNRLSLTADYYIADVEDLLLAVPIPLSSGNTGGDPLANVGQVQNRGLELSLGYQNVINDFSFGILANGTFLKNEVKALVEEAGNLPIFGQGQILRTAVGEPVASFYVLETAGIFQNQAEIDAWGVQPGARPGDVKYVDNDGNGVINFDDRTVVGKALPDFEYGLNLNFGYKGFDMTAFFAGVTGNSIFNEQKWWSQRYDDNANYLVGDVFWTGEGTSNLIPRPQHLDSSLNPTQNSDRYVEKGDYFRLKNLQIGYSFPEAVISKLSLNKLRLYMTGQNLFTITDYSGYDPEVVGANGNGDFLNRGFDNGNFPSLRTGILGIQIGF, via the coding sequence ATGAAAAAACAGCTAACTAGACTAACTAAAATGGCGTTACTGCCAATCCTTTTGTTGTGCGCACACAGCTATGTTCATGCACAAGAACAACTGACGGTTACGGGCAGCGTTACGGATACCCAGGGTGCTCCATTACCTGGGGCCAGTATTGTTATCCAAGGTACCCAGCAAGGGACTACTTCGGATTTTGATGGAAACTTTCAACTAGATGGCGTGCCAGCGGATGGGCAGCTCACGGTGAGTTATATTGGCTTTGTACAATTGCTTGTAGATGTTAATAATAGAAGGTCGATTGACATTGTGCTTTCAGAAGACAATAACCTTTTGGATGAGGTAGTGGTAATTGGCTACCAAAGTGTTAAACGAAGTGAAATTGTGGGATCTGTATCTGTTGTGGATACGGACGAAATGTTGAAAGCTCCCGCTGGTAATGTCGGTCAGATGTTGCAGGGTAGGGCAGCTGGGGTAACCGTTACCTCAACTGGTGCGCCCGGTACCTCTTCTTCCGTAAAAATCAGGGGATTGAATTCATTTTCGGGTCAAGATTCTCCGCTTTATGTAGTGGATGGTATGTTGATTTCTGCCCTAGGGTCTGACTTCAACCCAAACGATATTGAGTCGATACAAGTGCTTAAGGATGCTGCGGCAACAGCGTTGTATGGATCAAGGGGAATGAACGGGGTCATTGTTGTAACAACCAAAAAAGGAAGACCGGGTCCATTAAAAGTGGATTATGATTTTTATTATGGCTTCCAGACCATAAACAAAAGATTAAAGTTGACCAATGCCGAGCAGTTCAGGGAAATTAACAATCTTGCCTATACCAATAATGGCGATGCGCCCCTAAATCTTAGGGAAGGAGTGGATACCGATTGGCAAGAAGAATTGTTCAAGACCGGAACTATTTCTGAGCATAATCTAAACCTTTCAGGGGGTTCCGAAAATTCAAACTATTTTATTTCATTGAACTACTTCGATCAAGAAGGTGCTATCATCGGCCCTGAGTTTGAGCGTTATCAGATTAGGGTCAATACCCAAACCAAGAAGGGGAAATTCACCTTTGGTGAAAATATTGCCATGAGCCGAAGCACTCAAACCAGGGTAAACGGCAACCCGTTTATTGATGTGGTCTGGATGTTACCCACGATACCAGTGTACGACCCCAATAATGAAAGTGGCTATGGCTATGGGGACGATAACAATTCAACTTTCGCGACCAATCCAATCGGATTACAAGAACATTACAGCAATACTGCGGTTACCAGTAAAGTACTTGGTAGCGCATTTGCTGAATTTGAGATTTTCCCATTTTTAAAGTATAAACTGAATCTTGGTCTGGATTATGCACAAATCAGAGAAAAATACTATCAAAGAGCTGGGGCGTTGAGACAGAATACTCCCGGAGCAGCCTTTTTGGATGATCGCCACACAGAGTTTTTCAATATTCTAGCGGAAAACACCTTGAATTTCAACAAGACATTTGGAAAACATAGCATTTCTGCATTGGTGGGTTACACTACCCAAAAAGACAATTTTACCTATAATTTTGCCCATACCGAAGGGTTGAGTGGAGAGTTCTGGGTACAGGATAATGGTACTACCAGCCCACGTACTGAAGGTAGGGAGGAAGTTGCCGGACTACGGTCTTTTCTTGGTAGTTTCAACTACTCTTTTGATGATAAATACACCCTATTGTTCAATTTTAGACGAGATGGTTCTTCTAAGTTTGGTAAAAACAACCAGTATGCCAATTTCCCTTCAGTATCCGCTTCTTGGAGAATTAGTGAAGAAGGATTTATGGAAAACAACGGTGTATTCAGTAACCTAAAACTTCGAGGAAGTTGGGGTATTGTAGGTAATCAGGCCATCAACAATTACGCGACCCAAAGCGTACTTCGATACAACCAAAACTATGTACTCAACAACCAAGTGGTTCCTGGTGCCACCAACCTTCAGTTGGTAAATCCAAATCTAAGGTGGGAAAGCAAAACCACCACCAATATTGGTGTGGATATGGGCTTTTTTCAAAATAGATTGAGCCTTACTGCGGATTATTATATAGCTGATGTTGAAGATCTACTATTGGCTGTGCCAATACCTTTGTCTTCCGGTAACACAGGTGGCGACCCATTGGCCAACGTAGGTCAGGTACAGAACAGGGGCTTGGAGCTTAGTCTAGGTTACCAGAATGTCATCAATGATTTTAGTTTTGGGATTTTGGCCAATGGTACTTTCTTGAAGAACGAGGTAAAGGCTTTGGTTGAAGAAGCTGGGAACTTGCCCATTTTTGGACAAGGACAGATTTTGCGTACTGCAGTTGGTGAACCAGTGGCATCTTTCTACGTGTTGGAAACTGCAGGTATATTTCAAAACCAAGCTGAGATTGATGCATGGGGTGTACAGCCCGGTGCTCGCCCTGGTGATGTAAAGTATGTGGATAATGATGGCAACGGAGTCATCAATTTTGATGACCGAACCGTGGTTGGAAAGGCCCTACCGGATTTTGAATACGGCTTAAACTTGAATTTTGGTTATAAAGGGTTTGATATGACGGCGTTTTTCGCTGGAGTTACTGGAAACAGCATCTTTAATGAGCAAAAATGGTGGTCTCAGCGCTATGATGACAACGCCAACTATTTGGTCGGAGATGTCTTCTGGACGGGTGAGGGCACTTCAAATCTTATTCCTAGACCACAACACTTGGATTCTTCACTTAACCCTACCCAGAATTCTGACCGTTATGTGGAGAAGGGGGATTACTTTAGGTTAAAGAACCTACAAATAGGATACTCCTTTCCAGAAGCAGTCATCAGCAAACTCAGCTTAAATAAGCTTAGATTGTATATGACAGGACAAAACCTTTTCACCATTACCGATTATTCCGGTTATGACCCAGAAGTAGTTGGAGCCAATGGAAACGGTGATTTCTTGAACAGAGGATTTGACAACGGGAATTTCCCTTCATTGAGAACAGGAATATTGGGGATTCAAATAGGATTTTAA
- a CDS encoding RagB/SusD family nutrient uptake outer membrane protein: MEKIRKIIVLMVFFGMTVSCEKDLLDQVNPNAPTPDTFWQTEEDAILGINAVYSGIQNRELSLWEIFDYDMRSDEGYSQSPWTDLANVGRHVNINYDFPWLLEVWRELYRTIYKANQVLENVPNIEMDESLRARIVAEAHFLRGHCYYKLATLWGRVPLVTGIEDANTRYPQGTIEEVWALVEEDFIAAAAGLPESYTGADTGRATYGGAIGYLGRSYLQQKKWSEAAAEFEKIIAMVPGTYDLMEDFKDNFTEEFENNKESLFEIQFVNNNGKTGGFPTYNNASGDETSERAQFFGVRPLGWTDGQPTKWLLNQFLSETDSDGNEDPRLQYTMTYDHPGELLYGQTYAERGAGPNDRFWRKYTNYWQDYESYFSGINTRVLRLADVYLMYAEALNELGRTPEAIPYANLVRQRSNMNDLPMTLNQEDFRLQLRHDRVVELAGESVRFVDMVRYGIAGPELAGPDPSLSAAESDFDTEFQNFVKGKSEYLPIPLREIDAYGGSLEQNPGW; the protein is encoded by the coding sequence ATGGAAAAAATAAGAAAAATAATAGTATTGATGGTATTCTTTGGGATGACCGTCTCATGCGAAAAAGACCTTTTGGACCAAGTGAATCCAAATGCTCCTACGCCAGATACGTTCTGGCAGACGGAGGAGGATGCCATACTTGGTATAAATGCAGTATACTCTGGAATCCAGAACCGCGAACTCAGTCTGTGGGAAATATTTGACTATGACATGCGCTCGGATGAGGGCTATAGCCAGAGTCCATGGACAGACCTCGCCAATGTGGGTAGACACGTGAACATAAATTACGACTTCCCATGGCTACTTGAGGTTTGGCGAGAATTATATAGAACCATCTATAAAGCAAACCAGGTGCTTGAAAATGTGCCAAACATAGAAATGGATGAATCGCTACGGGCCAGAATTGTGGCCGAAGCCCATTTTTTAAGAGGGCATTGTTACTACAAATTGGCTACACTTTGGGGTCGTGTTCCATTGGTTACTGGCATTGAGGATGCCAATACGCGTTATCCACAAGGAACCATCGAGGAAGTTTGGGCTTTAGTTGAAGAAGACTTCATTGCTGCCGCTGCAGGACTACCTGAAAGTTATACGGGGGCTGATACTGGACGTGCAACGTATGGTGGAGCTATAGGTTATTTAGGAAGGTCTTATTTGCAACAGAAAAAATGGAGTGAAGCAGCAGCTGAATTTGAGAAAATCATTGCCATGGTACCAGGAACTTATGACTTAATGGAAGATTTCAAGGATAATTTTACAGAGGAGTTCGAAAACAACAAAGAGTCCCTTTTTGAAATACAGTTTGTCAATAACAACGGGAAGACCGGTGGTTTTCCTACGTATAACAATGCTTCTGGAGATGAAACCAGTGAGCGTGCACAGTTTTTTGGAGTTCGTCCTTTGGGTTGGACCGATGGTCAACCTACCAAATGGCTCTTAAACCAATTCTTGAGTGAAACCGATAGTGATGGCAATGAAGACCCACGTCTGCAGTACACCATGACTTATGATCATCCAGGTGAACTTTTATATGGGCAAACCTATGCTGAAAGAGGTGCTGGACCCAATGACCGTTTTTGGAGAAAGTACACCAACTACTGGCAAGATTATGAAAGCTACTTTTCAGGAATCAATACCAGGGTGCTTAGATTGGCCGATGTGTATTTAATGTATGCCGAAGCCTTGAACGAGCTGGGCAGAACACCAGAGGCCATTCCATATGCAAACTTGGTCCGTCAACGATCCAACATGAATGATTTGCCCATGACCTTGAATCAGGAGGATTTTAGGCTACAGTTACGCCACGATCGTGTGGTTGAATTGGCTGGGGAAAGTGTAAGATTTGTTGACATGGTACGCTATGGTATCGCTGGACCGGAACTTGCGGGTCCTGATCCAAGCCTTTCGGCTGCAGAATCAGATTTTGATACCGAGTTCCAAAACTTTGTCAAGGGAAAATCAGAGTACTTGCCAATTCCTTTGCGGGAAATTGATGCCTACGGAGGTTCGTTGGAACAGAATCCAGGCTGGTAA
- a CDS encoding VCBS repeat-containing protein, whose product MFKRISSTHSGIDFNNQIQPFESDTLNALEYDVLFNGAGVGIGDFNADGLQDIFFAGNLVSSQLYINQGDFTFLEVTEKAGVATTKWCTGVSVADVNQDGLLDMYVAVAHATGSKEERSNLLFINQGNNAEGIPIFEELSNAYGLADDGFSIQSVFFDYDKDGDLDCYILSNAMEKTGRNQLHKKRNNGESPSNDRLYRNNGFVDGHPSFENVTLGAGILKEGHGLGVCVTDLNQDGWLDVYCANDFVSNDNIWINNHDGTFVDKSAEYLKHTSYNSMGVDIQDVNNDGLPDICVVDMLPEEEQRRKMMVMKTNRDFFSMAKGLGYQEEYVRNVLQINQGNNQEGSLRFSEIGQLAGIHATDWSWAPLLADFDNDGLKDLVVTNGYRRDITNLDYAVYLNQEAAFQGKNQEEARQNRIKKLYELPEIQLQNFIFKNNGDLTFKNASETWGLQESTYSNGAAYADFDNDGDLDLVFNNIDSEASLYRNELISSSTSEVTEIKNESHFVRLQLKSDTGQSKEVGAKVRVLLPSGELKYQENLPVRGYMSSVDPILSFGLGNNTSFRVEVVWTDGTIQQLHDLAPDTLHTIKYASQEEQHLVAQPSEQQVFQLLKADSLGLTYEHEEYAFDEFKRTFSLHQQYNQLSPGMAIADVDNNGLDDIFIGADSKRLRTIYLQKTPGKFEALPQGENNMEDMGALLFDADNDGDNDLYVVSGGSVNLKEDDYIYNDRLYLNDGKGNMSRSQNLIPKTRFSGSVVVAADYDRDGDLDIFRGSRVAVGEFPKSPDSYLLQNDDGIFNDVAHMVDGLQNVGMVSAALWTDYNLDGWYDLVVAGEFMPITFFKNHEGTLKWDEQATIPNSSGWWNSITAGDFDQDGDMDYIAGNLGLNSQYKAYPDRPLKVYGSDFDHNGTNDPIVSYSKNGEDVPVAVRDVMQEQLSLTHKRFGTYDAYSKASINDIFSKKELESAIVLSATEMRSCYIENKGNSKFVLKPLPNEVQFSPVFGTLANDFNADGFLDVLLVGNSESFETYTGPYNASLGTLLFGNGNGDFTYVPQSNSGLYLDYDQKALGMINAGNENLFVVTNNDALVQLLKTSVASKGEFISLQTDETSLEMILDNGKNERREIGYGSGYLTQSSRGIFVPTKSVKQINVYDFVGNQTRTIKTNQHEPN is encoded by the coding sequence ATGTTCAAACGGATATCCAGTACACACTCAGGAATTGATTTTAATAATCAAATTCAACCTTTTGAAAGTGATACCCTCAATGCTTTGGAATATGATGTGCTTTTCAACGGCGCTGGTGTGGGAATAGGGGATTTCAATGCAGATGGACTTCAAGATATTTTCTTTGCGGGAAATCTGGTGTCCTCGCAATTGTATATCAATCAGGGTGACTTTACCTTTCTTGAAGTTACTGAAAAAGCTGGTGTTGCCACCACTAAATGGTGCACCGGGGTTTCAGTGGCAGATGTCAACCAGGATGGCTTGTTGGATATGTATGTGGCCGTCGCCCATGCAACGGGATCTAAAGAAGAAAGGTCCAACCTGTTGTTCATCAACCAAGGGAACAACGCTGAAGGAATTCCCATTTTTGAAGAGTTGAGCAATGCGTATGGCCTTGCTGATGATGGATTTTCCATACAATCGGTTTTCTTCGATTATGACAAAGATGGCGATCTGGATTGCTACATTCTTAGCAACGCCATGGAAAAAACAGGTCGAAACCAACTACATAAAAAGCGAAATAATGGTGAGAGCCCATCAAATGATCGGTTGTACCGGAACAATGGATTTGTAGATGGTCATCCAAGCTTTGAAAATGTGACTCTTGGTGCAGGTATCCTAAAAGAGGGCCATGGATTGGGGGTTTGCGTAACAGACTTAAACCAAGACGGATGGCTTGATGTGTACTGTGCCAACGATTTTGTCTCCAACGACAATATCTGGATCAACAACCATGATGGAACATTCGTGGACAAATCTGCTGAGTATTTAAAGCACACTTCATACAACAGTATGGGAGTGGACATACAGGATGTGAACAATGATGGACTTCCAGACATCTGTGTCGTGGATATGTTGCCTGAAGAGGAGCAGCGAAGAAAAATGATGGTCATGAAGACCAACAGGGACTTTTTTAGCATGGCTAAAGGTCTTGGCTATCAAGAGGAGTATGTTAGAAATGTCCTGCAAATCAATCAAGGGAACAACCAAGAAGGTAGTCTTCGGTTTAGCGAAATAGGCCAGCTAGCCGGCATTCATGCCACAGATTGGAGCTGGGCTCCTTTGCTGGCCGATTTTGACAATGACGGATTAAAAGACTTGGTGGTCACCAATGGCTATCGCCGTGATATTACCAATTTGGATTATGCAGTGTATCTAAACCAAGAAGCAGCTTTTCAAGGCAAGAACCAAGAGGAAGCACGTCAGAATCGAATCAAAAAACTGTATGAGCTTCCAGAAATACAACTGCAGAACTTTATATTCAAGAATAATGGAGATTTAACCTTTAAAAATGCTTCGGAAACCTGGGGACTTCAAGAAAGCACCTATTCCAATGGTGCGGCCTATGCAGACTTTGACAATGATGGCGACCTTGATTTGGTGTTCAACAATATCGATTCCGAAGCAAGTTTGTACCGAAACGAGCTTATTTCATCCTCCACTTCTGAAGTTACTGAAATCAAAAACGAATCCCATTTTGTGCGACTTCAATTAAAATCCGATACAGGTCAAAGTAAAGAAGTTGGTGCAAAGGTGAGGGTCTTGCTTCCTTCCGGGGAATTAAAATATCAGGAAAACCTACCGGTAAGAGGGTATATGTCCTCTGTGGATCCCATACTCTCATTTGGGTTGGGGAACAACACCAGTTTTAGGGTGGAAGTGGTTTGGACCGATGGCACAATTCAACAGTTACATGATTTAGCTCCGGATACCCTTCATACCATAAAGTATGCATCGCAAGAAGAACAGCATTTGGTTGCCCAACCTTCAGAGCAACAAGTTTTTCAACTGTTGAAAGCAGATAGTTTGGGATTGACCTACGAACATGAGGAGTACGCTTTTGATGAGTTCAAACGCACCTTCTCCCTACATCAGCAATACAACCAACTTTCTCCGGGCATGGCCATAGCCGATGTGGACAACAATGGCCTCGATGATATTTTTATAGGAGCGGATTCCAAACGATTGCGAACCATCTACCTTCAAAAAACACCGGGAAAATTTGAAGCCTTGCCCCAAGGGGAGAACAATATGGAAGATATGGGTGCGCTTCTTTTTGATGCCGATAATGATGGGGATAATGATTTGTATGTGGTAAGTGGCGGCAGTGTTAACCTAAAGGAAGATGACTATATCTACAACGATCGGTTGTATTTAAATGATGGCAAAGGTAATATGTCCCGGTCCCAAAACCTGATTCCCAAAACACGCTTTAGCGGCAGTGTTGTGGTAGCCGCCGATTATGACCGCGATGGAGACTTGGATATTTTTAGGGGAAGCAGGGTTGCTGTCGGCGAATTTCCAAAATCACCGGACAGTTATTTGTTGCAAAATGATGATGGGATTTTCAATGATGTGGCCCATATGGTGGATGGGTTACAAAATGTGGGCATGGTAAGCGCGGCCTTGTGGACTGATTATAATTTGGACGGATGGTATGATTTAGTGGTGGCGGGTGAATTTATGCCCATAACCTTCTTTAAGAATCATGAAGGAACACTAAAATGGGATGAACAAGCCACAATTCCCAATTCAAGTGGATGGTGGAACAGCATAACCGCCGGCGATTTTGATCAAGATGGGGACATGGATTATATCGCAGGGAATCTTGGGTTAAACAGTCAGTATAAAGCCTATCCAGATAGGCCTTTAAAAGTATATGGCTCAGATTTTGACCATAATGGCACCAACGATCCCATTGTGAGCTACTCTAAAAACGGCGAGGATGTTCCTGTGGCTGTTCGGGATGTAATGCAAGAACAATTGAGCCTCACCCACAAGCGGTTTGGAACATATGATGCTTATTCAAAAGCTTCCATAAATGATATTTTCAGCAAAAAAGAACTGGAAAGCGCTATTGTACTTTCTGCCACTGAAATGCGCAGTTGCTACATAGAAAACAAAGGAAATTCAAAGTTTGTTCTAAAACCGTTGCCTAACGAAGTGCAGTTCTCTCCTGTTTTTGGAACGCTGGCCAATGACTTTAATGCAGATGGGTTTTTAGATGTGCTACTTGTGGGTAATTCAGAATCTTTTGAAACCTACACAGGACCATACAATGCTTCTTTGGGCACTTTGTTGTTCGGAAATGGAAATGGGGATTTCACCTATGTTCCGCAATCCAACTCTGGGCTGTACTTGGATTATGACCAAAAAGCGCTGGGGATGATAAATGCGGGTAATGAAAATCTTTTCGTTGTCACCAATAACGATGCTCTTGTACAATTACTAAAGACTTCAGTAGCATCAAAGGGCGAATTTATATCGCTTCAAACCGATGAAACATCGCTCGAAATGATATTGGATAATGGGAAGAATGAACGAAGGGAAATAGGGTATGGTAGTGGATATTTAACCCAGTCCTCAAGGGGCATTTTTGTCCCCACAAAAAGTGTAAAACAAATCAATGTGTATGATTTTGTGGGAAATCAGACGCGTACCATAAAAACCAATCAACATGAACCAAACTGA